One region of Callithrix jacchus isolate 240 chromosome 16, calJac240_pri, whole genome shotgun sequence genomic DNA includes:
- the ANKRD46 gene encoding ankyrin repeat domain-containing protein 46: MSYVFVNDSSQTNVPLLQACIDGDFNYSKRLLESGFDPNIRDSRGRTGLHLAAARGNVDICQLLHKFGADLLATDYQGNTALHLCGHVDTIQFLVSNGLKIDICNHQGATPLVLAKRRGVNKDVIRLLESLEEQEVKGFNRGTHSKLETMQTAESESAMESHSLLNPNLQQGEGVLSSFRTTWQEFVEDLGFWRVLLLIFVIALLSLGIAYYVSGVLPFVENQPELVH; this comes from the exons ATGTCATACGTTTTTGTAAACGATTCTTCTCAGACTAACGTGCCCTTGCTACAAGCCTGTATTGATGGGGACTTTAATTATTCCAAGCGTCTTTTGGAAAGTGGCTTTGACCCAAATATTCGTGACAGCAGGGGCAGAACAGGCCTTCACCTTGCAGCAGCTCGAGGGAATGTAGACATCTGCCAGTTACTGCATAAATTTGGTGCTGATCTTCTGGCCACAGATTATCAAGGAAACACAGCTCTTCACCTCTGTGGCCATGTGGATACTATTCAATTTCTGGTTTCCAATGGACTCAAAATTGATATTTG CAATCATCAAGGTGCTACCCCTTTAGTTCTGGCAAAGCGCAGAGGTGTAAATAAAGATGTCATCCGATTGCTGGAATCTTTGGAAGAACAGGAGGTAAAAGGATTTAACAGaggaactcactcaaaactgGAGACCATGCAGACAGCTGAGAGTGAAAG TGCCATGGAAAGCCATTCACTCCTCAATCCCAACCTGCAGCAAGGTGAAGGAGTCCTTTCCAGCTTCCGAACCACGTGGCAGGAGTTTGTGGAGGATCTGGGCTTCTGGAGAGTGTTGCTCTTGATCTTCGTCATTGCTTTGCTGTCTCTTGGCATTGCCTATTATGTGAGTGGGGTGCTACCCTTCGTGGAAAACCAGCCTGAACTGGTGCATTAA